Within Enoplosus armatus isolate fEnoArm2 chromosome 1, fEnoArm2.hap1, whole genome shotgun sequence, the genomic segment ACTCTTATCTATCACATATCAGTCCCCATATCCTATCTCCATTTTCACCTTAAAAGCAccgtactgtatatatattatgattataccagatttttttttactgtgaatgtttttgtgacGCACCCCCATCCTATTTGGTAGTTTATTGGTTGCTCTCATGTGGAATGTTTGTGCTGAGCCAATcgaatgttgtgtttacattaaaGCCACACTTTTCCTAACTATTCATGCGTTCTCGTGGTCTGAGTTTGATTGCACTGAAGAAAGTAAGAGGGCAATAGAAAAACTGTGCGCCGTCCTCTCAGCAAAagtttaaatacacactgacCTGCTTTAATCTGCGCACAGAATTAAGGTTAGACCAGGAAATTAGGCTGAACATTATGAGAATGGAGCACTTTTTAATGCTTCATTGCCTGGTGAACACAGCTTTGTATTTAGTGTCAGAAATATGTCTAAAAGATTGGGAACAGGTCTTGCATGGCAATAGGGCAGCACTTCGTGAAATGTGGTGGATGGCAGGGATCAGAGGCGTCGCACAGCGGCTCTCAATTTATTAGGTTAAAAGTGTTCCATCATCACAGACAAGGAGCTATTCATATATTGAATGACTAGGCTGGATCAGCTGTCTGACCTGCTTCTGTCAGTTTAATGGGTATGATGTTCATTACTGCTCTGTTTCACCGACAGACGCAGAGCTCCTCTCCTCAGTCCCAGTGTGTCCTCGTTTCCCAGAGCCAGTTACAGGTTAAAAAGGCTGGAACTCCCGGTGTGACACGATTACACtttttaattacacatttaaGAGAATATTCTCATATTTTACAGATCATTCATAGCAAATTGTTCGTAACCACAAACCATGCCCCTAAAAGCTGAGCTGTAACACAGACCGACATCAGCCGGGTGTGGAGCAGAAGGCAGAAATCTCCAGGATGAGCAATGAGCATTTCTGCTTCCGACAAAAAGAAATCCCCGGCCATTTGCCTGTGCCCCTGCCCACGTCCATTTACAGAAACATGGATTAAACCTGGATTGTGCAGAGCTCTTTAGTGAAAAGCATCACAAGGTGGGTGCTGCACAGCAATCACTGATAAACCAGCGAGCTGGTTTGTGAGTTACAGTCGCAGCCTCTTGATATCTTCGCTTCTGAAGTCAATACGCAGCGCTAGAACCTGACGCACCTCCGCCGGGGTCAGCCGCCACGTCAGGGGGCCCGAGTTTGGTCCCCAGTAATCCAAGATCTCAGTTACCTGCAGTATAAAAAGGtggttggttgaggtggagctaatgtGGTGGAGTgaaaattacaatatttccaATTTAAATGTAGTTCAAGTATTTACTAGCCTAAAATTGAaataagtaaagtacaagtatgtcGAAAAAttgtgcttgagtaaatgtactttcattCAACCACTGGTGTAAACTGCTACAAATGTTAAGATAAAACACATAAGATGAGCTTTTACACTAATGtattctgtgtatgtgtgggtaaCATGATCTAAATTACCCGCTCCAGGTTGAGGATGGTGGCCATTTGTGTGAGACGAGCAAACTTGTCCCTGATGGTCCAGGTGGTCACAGTGGTGAGGTACGCCACAAGAGACCGAAGCTCTTTATCGAACTGCAGCCCTCCGAGCTGCAACAAAAAGATCAGAAACAATCAATACAGACAACATGTTGTACAAAGTACAAGCATTTATTTTGAGGTTTCCCCTGAACGCACTGCTCAAAATAGCAAGATGCTATCGTGCCAAGAGGAAGCATCCTCTCCTGCAGGCCTTTCTGGACTCATTAATAAATCATTGCTTGAGGCTTTTCACCACATGTGTGtcagatgtgatgtgatgtgaagtgATGCAAAGGGTGCTCGGTGCCACCTTGTGGCTGAGCCCAACTCCTCACCCTGCTGAACGAGCATTTGAGGACGGTCTTCTCCATTTCGATAGATATCAAACTGGTCATCAGGCTGGTCAGTGTGTCATAGATGACAGGAGAGAGGGCCGTCTGgtgaggagacacagagacgtTTAAAAAAgggagaatatatatatatatttgaagtCATAGCTGAGATGTTGCTCAGACCTTGAACTCTGCCATGAGCTGCTCCAAGTTAACGATGAGCTGCTGCACCCAGGGATCATTAGCTTCATAATCATTAAACTCCTCCTGTGAGGAACGACAGCAGTTATAGAGACATGTTTCATGAcctctcattcatttctgttcatTGTTCCGAGACCGTTACCTCTTCTATGTTGTGTGAGATGGACAGGAAGCTGCTGATCCAGGGTTTGACCTGAGGCTTTATGGCTGTTGTGTTTAACTCAGTCAGGCCCTCCTGtgaaataaaatcacatcagTGTATTAAACTTTTACCTCCAATACATGTCTTTCCTTTACTTtgctataaaaataaagttttcatcCTTCCTCTTCTTAAATCACACCAGTAGGGCAGGTATCTCCTTtcaatttctgtttatttaggAAAAATATCACCGGATCTCAACAAAGTtggattgtattttttttgtcagtaacTTCCCtattaaattaatgaattagaAATTGTATTCCTCTGCTGTGGACACTGGTCTGTCACATTAATCCTTTAATAACACACCTACTGTAAGACACAACTCTCAGCCGACAAGCACTGATCAATGTATGTGTGCGTCTCCAACCTGTAAGAGATCTTTGAACTTGGTGGATGTGTTGACGAGGTCAGACAAACAGCTTTCAATCTTGGCTTGTTCACCAGAGCCGGCGCCTTGATTGAACAACTTGGAGCAGTCGTTCTGTGGGAGTAAATTTCCAAGCAATGAGGTAAATTATAAATGACAAGATGATTCGAAGAGACTCAGAGCACTAGCACAGACGTAAAACTTACCTCAAGGTTCCTCTTTAAAGTTGTGATATTCTCACTACACACCTCAACATTATTCAGAGTCACCTGAGACcgaaagggggaaaaaagtgtgAATAAAGGATTCTTACAGCCGATATGGTTCAGTAGGATTCAGTCTTTCTCTGAAAATATAATCTGCACACAAGTATTTTGACCTCTAAGGTCCTTGAACCTCTATGAACCTTGAAGTGTTTCTTGATTCCAATTTACCTTTTGACAAACAGGTTAAAAGGTTTTTGAAGTCATGTTTCCTTCAGCTAAGAGCCATTTAAAAAATTAAAGCACTACTTACCTTACTTAAATAAGAGGGGGTTATTCATGCATTTGATTCACTCACTTAAATTTCTGCTGctggtttaaaaaataaaaagtcatacAAAaaactttaatgtttaatttttgtCATCATAGTCTAGCCAATAATTTCTAAGATACTGCTAGAGAGCGAgagatatgtgtgtgcgtgtgagtgtatTTGCCTTACTAGAAATGCAGCCTTGGCGTGTTCAGCGCTCTCGATGCCCAGTGTGTTGAACTTGCCCTGCTGTAAGCTGCTCTGCATCAGACTGACCGCACTGCTGACGCCACGCTGGATGTCCTGAAGCGTCGTAGCTGGGAAGCCCTGCCGCAGTTTATTATACAACACCTCCctgaagaggtggagggagacaggaaggggcacacacaggcatgagacatgaaaatgtattcaaaaaacaaacaaaagaaataaaaaaaatgaataaaagtagtGAGCACCTGAAGTCAGACTCCAGCACAGAGTTCGCGTGGTTGATCATGGCACAGAGGCAGTCAATGCTGGAGCTGGATAAAGCTCGACTGATGCACTTCTTCACAATGTAGAAACAGTCGTCCACCATGCTGGAGGTCAGCTGACCCTTTTCATATGTATCCATAGTAACAGCCTGAGGAGGaaaattcagtttatttaattaatttaattgaatgttcttaattacaattaataaatattacatCTAATGTGAGAAATACAGTGTTGtctgttatttattcatatctGTTCTTAAAAGAGGCCCACGAGGTTACTTAATCTTATATGTATTTGGAAAATATGTAAACTTAAAACTTCATAGAACTATATATTTGCATTAAGCCTCTAAAACATCACAGCATGTGTATTTTTCTCATCACTTTGGATCAAAGTGAATCAACAGTCTAAACTAAAATCTCCAAGGTGCATAGACTCTTTATAGAAGCACGGACCATTAAAGACTTATGGCCAACGGATCTCCGTtacaactgagcaaactgatgaagaccatgaaatgctgttgaaagctcaggaaaagctagtaagtgaGTTAAAAGAGCACTCCACCAATTTCGCATTGCGCTACTATAACACCGTCACACAGAGATATCCACCCACATTTTATTCCAcccattcttcttccttgtcaaaatctGGAGTTTACATTACCCAAAATGCAACTGTAACCGCTGACAGTTCGGTCACAGATTAGGGTgcgttatgctagtagcggctaatgtagtctcaagcagagatgaggagctaCAGAAGTCTGGTGAGCTCACGTCTTTCTAACTTAAACCTCcagatttctttcctttttaaacgTGTCGTCTTCAACCgatgctgactcaagtgacgTCATTTATCTATCAGATTtcatgcagctccctctggagacacaaaagggtttatataacttttttcacacatgcactaGAACTCCCACTTGTATACAGTTCCCCTTTAAGATCATTTTgtcaaatatacaaatactaTATAGAGGTGAGTAATTTACCTTGTTAACAGACTCTCTCATGTAGTACTCTTCCATTGGAATGTAGTAGCCAATCAGCTCCTGCATCGTCCTGCTCAGCAAGCAGTGTTTCAGTAGCTTCTCCACATTCTGCTGATGCTCTGAGTGTTCAGAAATGtaggaaaaacaaactcattaatattttagattttagatttttagcTCCGCATCTCAAAAAGGCATCCGTGTATGCGTCACCACATGTTAATATAAAACTACCCTGTGTGACGCTCTGAGCATCCCCAACTTCAAAATCGGCCAGCATGCGACGACGTAAAAAGCGCAGGTAGAGCTCCGCCCTTGCGTTCATCAGGGTCACTTCTGTCAGAACAGGGTCCAGCTCCCTGTTCATGTAAGACAGaggtataaataaaaacaccacagagacaaacacagagcaggatGCTGCTGACAAGCACAAATACCTGGGCTCGATCCTCTCCCCCGGCACGCTCTTCATCATGCTGCTCTGGACAATCTGAAACTACAGAAGGGATACGAGTTCACAGAGGGTGCAGGTAcgcagtaaaaacaacaacgtcaTGCAGTTCAGAGGTCATGCACACCTTGTTGTGGTATCCTCTCTGCTGGATGAACTTGTCGACTATTTTCTGGGCCTGTTGGTCACATTCCTGCTGAAGGTGAGTGATGAGTGTGTACAGATGGCCTGGACCGTAATATGTCTCTACAATAGGCTGATGAGTCTCAACGACACGAGCTatacctgtaaacacacacaaacacattagtGGAGGCCACTCCAAGCAAATAAAGgaaagtgtacacacacacacacacgcagagtaTCAGGCCTGTTTCTTCACCTTCCAGCAGCAGTGTCAGAGTGTCTGCAAATACCAGCGGTGCTCTCTTCTCGCCCAGGTCTCCTCCTGTAGCCA encodes:
- the cog4 gene encoding conserved oligomeric Golgi complex subunit 4 isoform X2 gives rise to the protein METISGLTELEDLEKVYQQLCVEEKEVEAELDRLVGQEGTIHTKMLALQRMGPNLQLIGGDASQLSGMITFTCSLAENVSSKVRQLDLAKTRLYNVIQRADDILDLKFCTDGVQTALRNEDYEQAAAHIHRYLSLDQSVIELSRQGEESSAVDASLVMLQEAEQKLKVIVAEKLDEAVAAVNLAQVERFFKIFPLLGLHQQGLARFGQYLCSQLASKAEENLLLATGGDLGEKRAPLVFADTLTLLLEGIARVVETHQPIVETYYGPGHLYTLITHLQQECDQQAQKIVDKFIQQRGYHNKFQIVQSSMMKSVPGERIEPRELDPVLTEVTLMNARAELYLRFLRRRMLADFEVGDAQSVTQEHQQNVEKLLKHCLLSRTMQELIGYYIPMEEYYMRESVNKAVTMDTYEKGQLTSSMVDDCFYIVKKCISRALSSSSIDCLCAMINHANSVLESDFREVLYNKLRQGFPATTLQDIQRGVSSAVSLMQSSLQQGKFNTLGIESAEHAKAAFLNDCSKLFNQGAGSGEQAKIESCLSDLVNTSTKFKDLLQEGLTELNTTAIKPQVKPWISSFLSISHNIEEEEFNDYEANDPWVQQLIVNLEQLMAEFKTALSPVIYDTLTSLMTSLISIEMEKTVLKCSFSRLGGLQFDKELRSLVAYLTTVTTWTIRDKFARLTQMATILNLERVTEILDYWGPNSGPLTWRLTPAEVRQVLALRIDFRSEDIKRLRL
- the cog4 gene encoding conserved oligomeric Golgi complex subunit 4 isoform X1 translates to MADSGGPVAARRCDSVSSVSMETISGLTELEDLEKVYQQLCVEEKEVEAELDRLVGQEGTIHTKMLALQRMGPNLQLIGGDASQLSGMITFTCSLAENVSSKVRQLDLAKTRLYNVIQRADDILDLKFCTDGVQTALRNEDYEQAAAHIHRYLSLDQSVIELSRQGEESSAVDASLVMLQEAEQKLKVIVAEKLDEAVAAVNLAQVERFFKIFPLLGLHQQGLARFGQYLCSQLASKAEENLLLATGGDLGEKRAPLVFADTLTLLLEGIARVVETHQPIVETYYGPGHLYTLITHLQQECDQQAQKIVDKFIQQRGYHNKFQIVQSSMMKSVPGERIEPRELDPVLTEVTLMNARAELYLRFLRRRMLADFEVGDAQSVTQEHQQNVEKLLKHCLLSRTMQELIGYYIPMEEYYMRESVNKAVTMDTYEKGQLTSSMVDDCFYIVKKCISRALSSSSIDCLCAMINHANSVLESDFREVLYNKLRQGFPATTLQDIQRGVSSAVSLMQSSLQQGKFNTLGIESAEHAKAAFLVTLNNVEVCSENITTLKRNLENDCSKLFNQGAGSGEQAKIESCLSDLVNTSTKFKDLLQEGLTELNTTAIKPQVKPWISSFLSISHNIEEEEFNDYEANDPWVQQLIVNLEQLMAEFKTALSPVIYDTLTSLMTSLISIEMEKTVLKCSFSRLGGLQFDKELRSLVAYLTTVTTWTIRDKFARLTQMATILNLERVTEILDYWGPNSGPLTWRLTPAEVRQVLALRIDFRSEDIKRLRL